One genomic window of Candidatus Nanohalobium constans includes the following:
- a CDS encoding DUF433 domain-containing protein, producing MVDVVVDEDVRHGKPIIEGTRVTVEEVLGMLEAGMEFDEIKSEYGVEKEGVQAAVRYASSFMKGEKTGSLA from the coding sequence ATGGTTGATGTTGTTGTAGATGAGGATGTTCGGCATGGTAAGCCTATAATAGAAGGTACTAGGGTTACTGTTGAGGAAGTTTTGGGTATGCTTGAGGCTGGCATGGAGTTTGATGAGATAAAGAGTGAGTATGGTGTGGAAAAAGAAGGTGTTCAGGCTGCTGTACGCTATGCTTCCTCGTTTATGAAGGGAGAGAAGACTGGTTCACTGGCTTGA
- a CDS encoding NUDIX domain-containing protein, translating to MKELAGNLIVEDGKILLLYREDEEHWEVPGGKVEEDESPTEAAVREAEEEIGVEVSLEKPFYTGEFQHNDDLFLWNGYIAEIEEGEPEITEDNFGKLEWFEGSELDNLELAPNLKMILPALRKL from the coding sequence ATGAAAGAACTAGCTGGAAACCTGATAGTTGAAGATGGGAAAATACTCCTCTTATACAGAGAAGACGAAGAACACTGGGAAGTACCGGGCGGCAAAGTAGAGGAGGACGAAAGCCCTACTGAAGCTGCTGTGCGGGAGGCTGAAGAAGAGATAGGAGTTGAAGTTTCACTGGAGAAACCTTTCTACACCGGAGAATTCCAACATAATGACGACTTATTTTTGTGGAACGGCTATATCGCGGAAATAGAGGAAGGAGAACCCGAAATAACGGAAGATAACTTTGGAAAGTTAGAATGGTTCGAAGGAAGCGAACTGGATAATTTAGAACTCGCTCCTAACTTGAAAATGATATTGCCTGCGTTGAGAAAGTTGTAG
- a CDS encoding citryl-CoA lyase codes for MSDKWKTSISSSGEDSVVRGVPREEIMDMDFADAIWLILKGEKPSEQESKIFNTILSSSIDHGVGTPSTVSARTVQSGGNDMNTSVAGGILALGDKHGGAIEDCMEVLQDEDYSPEEIVDVFIESGDKIPGLGHKVYEDVDPRAEKIFEKAEKLGISGKYVERMKSISQEFAEEKVPLVINVDGAISAVMSDLGWPSELGKGFFIIARTPGLVAHVHEEMENEDFRREDGEYTGE; via the coding sequence ATGAGCGATAAATGGAAAACTTCAATCTCGTCCTCAGGAGAAGACTCAGTAGTCAGAGGAGTTCCAAGAGAAGAAATAATGGACATGGACTTTGCTGACGCAATATGGTTGATACTGAAAGGTGAGAAACCTTCTGAACAAGAATCCAAAATATTCAACACTATACTAAGTAGTTCTATCGATCATGGAGTCGGGACGCCTTCAACTGTTTCCGCCCGCACAGTTCAGAGCGGTGGAAACGACATGAATACTTCAGTAGCTGGAGGAATTCTAGCACTAGGCGATAAGCACGGTGGAGCGATAGAGGACTGTATGGAAGTGCTTCAGGACGAAGATTACTCTCCAGAAGAAATTGTAGATGTTTTTATAGAGTCTGGAGACAAGATTCCTGGCTTGGGGCACAAAGTCTACGAGGATGTTGATCCTCGGGCGGAGAAAATCTTTGAGAAAGCTGAAAAACTAGGTATTTCCGGGAAGTATGTTGAGAGGATGAAGAGTATTTCTCAGGAGTTTGCAGAGGAAAAGGTTCCGCTTGTCATAAATGTGGACGGGGCTATCTCCGCAGTCATGAGTGATCTGGGATGGCCTTCAGAACTTGGTAAAGGATTTTTCATCATAGCCAGGACACCAGGATTAGTAGCGCATGTCCACGAAGAGATGGAAAACGAAGATTTCAGAAGAGAAGATGGAGAATACACAGGTGAATGA
- a CDS encoding ZIP family metal transporter: MAILENLLIVFVAALITDLATGLGTIPFFFVEEFSQRYLVGMWGLASGIMLSASFLGLIPEGLKAAREYPFFNSEFLAVGIGLIAGGLLVIGARRLVDDAELDPGTFEEAGFKKMVLILGVLTIHSFPEGVAIGVAFAELGLGSGVPILGFAVPAIAITMTIAISIHNIPEGVAISIPFKANGVSNWKTMGAAIFSSVPQPIGAVIAFLFVREAQAFLPIGYGFAAGAMIYLVLTEFVEEAFEEAEDIDTSGWPEFIGGNTAGLIIMILLFTFI; this comes from the coding sequence ATGGCAATTCTTGAAAACCTGTTAATAGTATTTGTAGCAGCCTTAATAACAGACTTGGCTACCGGTTTAGGAACGATTCCTTTCTTCTTCGTGGAAGAGTTCTCTCAGCGCTACCTTGTAGGAATGTGGGGATTAGCTTCAGGCATCATGCTTTCAGCATCCTTCCTCGGATTGATACCAGAGGGATTGAAGGCTGCCCGAGAATACCCGTTCTTTAACTCAGAATTCCTGGCTGTCGGCATAGGTTTAATCGCAGGAGGACTTCTAGTCATCGGAGCACGGCGCCTAGTGGATGATGCAGAACTAGATCCTGGAACATTCGAAGAAGCCGGATTCAAGAAAATGGTTTTAATCCTAGGCGTCTTAACCATTCACAGCTTCCCAGAAGGCGTAGCTATAGGAGTAGCATTCGCAGAACTTGGACTAGGTAGCGGAGTACCAATACTTGGATTCGCAGTACCAGCTATCGCGATCACAATGACTATAGCGATTTCAATCCACAACATACCGGAAGGAGTAGCCATTTCAATACCTTTCAAAGCCAACGGGGTTTCCAATTGGAAAACAATGGGTGCGGCAATATTCTCTTCAGTTCCACAGCCTATCGGAGCAGTAATAGCATTCCTATTCGTCAGAGAAGCACAGGCATTCCTGCCAATAGGCTACGGATTCGCAGCAGGAGCAATGATCTACCTAGTGCTGACAGAATTCGTCGAAGAAGCATTTGAAGAAGCCGAGGACATAGATACAAGTGGCTGGCCAGAATTTATCGGAGGAAACACCGCAGGACTAATAATCATGATACTCCTATTCACCTTCATATGA
- a CDS encoding DUF5615 family PIN-like protein — protein MDFLVDENLPNSLSEELRSKGFQARNIRELERKGDPDSEVFKVAVEKDAILITRDLEFGSPEHYDTENYEGLVIVRLDASIQASGIVEKTVNGILKIGLENLKGSITVLESGRYRTREI, from the coding sequence ATGGATTTCTTAGTCGATGAGAACTTGCCGAATAGTTTATCCGAAGAGCTTAGAAGTAAAGGTTTTCAAGCCAGGAATATCAGGGAACTTGAGCGGAAAGGTGATCCGGATTCTGAAGTTTTCAAAGTTGCTGTAGAAAAAGACGCTATTTTAATTACAAGGGATTTAGAGTTTGGAAGCCCGGAGCATTATGATACAGAAAACTATGAAGGATTAGTTATTGTCAGGTTAGATGCATCTATACAGGCATCGGGAATTGTAGAGAAAACTGTAAATGGTATATTGAAGATAGGCCTGGAAAATTTGAAGGGCTCCATTACAGTTCTAGAAAGCGGCAGGTACAGAACCCGAGAAATATGA
- a CDS encoding PH domain-containing protein: MTQNSEYDWLSLDEEEQVLWSGEPLMKSIYPALAIGIPLSVVGIGIPIVVGAYLNIKNTDFVVTTQGLYKKTGVLSRSVQKIGFDKVQNISFSQGFFGTQFGYGNIEVSTAGGSGVEMRFRSIEEPKQVQELINKHIKKDKEGGSDSVNRNDILMEILKELQETRKSVERMEKKI; this comes from the coding sequence ATGACACAGAACTCAGAGTATGATTGGCTTTCGTTAGATGAAGAAGAACAGGTTCTCTGGAGCGGAGAACCATTGATGAAAAGCATTTATCCGGCACTGGCTATAGGAATTCCTTTGTCCGTGGTCGGTATAGGTATTCCGATTGTGGTAGGTGCTTATCTGAATATCAAGAACACTGATTTCGTGGTTACTACACAAGGTCTCTATAAGAAGACTGGTGTCTTGTCTAGAAGCGTTCAGAAGATCGGTTTCGACAAGGTTCAGAACATCAGCTTCTCACAGGGCTTCTTCGGAACACAGTTCGGTTACGGAAACATAGAGGTTTCTACTGCTGGAGGTTCTGGCGTTGAGATGCGTTTCAGAAGTATAGAAGAGCCTAAACAGGTTCAGGAATTGATTAACAAGCATATCAAGAAGGATAAGGAAGGAGGTTCTGACTCCGTAAACAGGAATGATATTCTGATGGAGATTTTAAAGGAACTTCAGGAGACAAGGAAATCAGTGGAAAGGATGGAAAAGAAGATTTAG
- a CDS encoding nucleotidyltransferase domain-containing protein, which translates to MSSHSKAFNKFFNDLDESIGSELQKVLLFGSVARGEETKDSDVDVLVVLEDKDLKEKVFEISYDIMLEKDVYISPKVVSTEEFEEMKNSSFMKEITEHGQEYGTA; encoded by the coding sequence ATGAGCTCTCACAGTAAAGCTTTTAACAAATTTTTCAATGACCTAGACGAGAGTATTGGGTCCGAGCTTCAGAAAGTCTTGCTTTTTGGAAGTGTAGCTCGGGGAGAAGAAACAAAAGATAGTGATGTAGATGTATTGGTTGTTTTAGAGGATAAGGATTTGAAGGAGAAGGTTTTTGAGATATCTTACGACATTATGCTTGAGAAAGATGTGTACATCTCACCTAAAGTAGTTAGTACCGAAGAATTTGAAGAAATGAAGAATTCATCTTTCATGAAAGAGATAACAGAGCATGGTCAGGAATATGGAACGGCTTGA
- a CDS encoding DUF6290 family protein, with the protein MAIGVRLPDEQEKEVEKVVEEENYPSKSEFVREALRNELRDRMNKKELQEVKKRKEEDGDLKSHEEVMEEAGLDE; encoded by the coding sequence ATGGCGATTGGTGTTAGGCTTCCGGATGAGCAGGAGAAAGAAGTGGAGAAAGTTGTGGAGGAGGAGAACTATCCTAGTAAATCTGAGTTTGTGAGAGAAGCCCTTAGGAACGAGTTGAGGGATAGGATGAATAAGAAGGAGCTTCAGGAAGTGAAGAAGAGGAAGGAAGAAGATGGGGATCTGAAAAGTCATGAGGAAGTGATGGAAGAAGCAGGTCTTGATGAATAA
- a CDS encoding HIT family protein, translating into MSDDCIFCKIIEGDVPSYKVYEDENVYAFLDAEPVSKGHTLVIPKEHVDDIHGAADMDYMWEPLVKVSNAVKDAFGAEGVNIAQNNGEKAGQEVFHLHFHVTPIYEGDELDITYNRSSLESGDSVAEEISEQL; encoded by the coding sequence ATGAGTGACGACTGTATTTTCTGCAAAATTATTGAAGGCGATGTACCAAGCTACAAGGTATACGAAGATGAAAATGTCTACGCTTTTCTGGATGCTGAACCGGTTTCCAAAGGTCACACACTGGTGATTCCGAAGGAGCATGTAGATGATATTCACGGTGCTGCTGATATGGACTATATGTGGGAGCCATTGGTCAAGGTTTCCAACGCTGTGAAAGATGCCTTCGGTGCTGAAGGCGTGAATATCGCCCAGAACAACGGTGAGAAAGCAGGGCAAGAAGTCTTCCACCTACACTTCCATGTAACTCCGATCTACGAAGGAGATGAACTGGATATCACATACAACCGTTCAAGCCTTGAATCAGGTGATTCAGTAGCTGAGGAGATCAGCGAACAGCTCTAA
- a CDS encoding CopG family ribbon-helix-helix protein has translation MTTRVNFRLPEKLLEKADVTAEATHRDRTEIMKEALREYLGNFENDEDFKQKVVELYLDGELGFDEMKAVIGKQDAESVKATSEILNESDEKASELAGLSEK, from the coding sequence ATGACTACTAGGGTAAACTTTAGGCTGCCTGAGAAACTGCTTGAGAAGGCTGATGTTACAGCAGAAGCCACGCACAGAGATAGAACTGAGATAATGAAGGAAGCCCTGAGAGAGTACTTAGGAAATTTCGAAAATGATGAGGATTTCAAGCAGAAGGTCGTAGAACTCTATCTCGATGGAGAACTAGGTTTTGATGAGATGAAAGCTGTGATAGGTAAACAGGACGCTGAGTCAGTAAAAGCCACTTCTGAAATACTGAACGAATCCGATGAGAAAGCATCTGAACTTGCAGGCCTAAGCGAAAAATGA
- a CDS encoding PIN domain-containing protein, protein MIILDTTAFISLSIAEILEETIKQHSVHTTEEVISELEEISQQDDYLAEAAENALQSKEEINIHQLEFGRFQTNRIDSGEASCLALTREIDPDFLFTDDLHAMAEIKKLSSSEVAISPIMLQSMVKNNSITKETASNKLDKLMETRDRMGTPIYRRAKNQLEE, encoded by the coding sequence ATGATAATACTAGACACTACAGCATTTATCTCGCTTTCAATAGCAGAAATATTAGAAGAAACAATAAAACAACACTCAGTCCACACAACAGAAGAAGTCATCTCAGAGCTCGAAGAAATCTCCCAACAAGACGACTACCTGGCTGAAGCAGCAGAAAATGCACTTCAATCTAAGGAAGAGATAAATATTCATCAACTGGAATTTGGCAGATTTCAGACAAACCGGATTGATTCTGGAGAGGCAAGCTGCCTAGCGTTGACACGGGAAATAGACCCAGATTTCCTATTTACGGATGACCTTCATGCAATGGCTGAGATCAAAAAACTGTCTTCCTCGGAAGTAGCTATATCTCCAATAATGCTTCAATCGATGGTCAAAAACAATTCTATAACAAAGGAAACAGCTTCGAACAAGTTAGATAAATTGATGGAAACAAGAGACCGGATGGGAACGCCGATATACAGAAGAGCAAAAAATCAACTTGAAGAATAG
- a CDS encoding toxin-antitoxin system TumE family protein gives MISQVRETLEELDYVIDEQDLSFERIDGSTVLLKGSIVFVDGSRLEFTEFESPDNHDYRFQFMNQDNDLIRRWDNSPHHDVETFPDHVHTGDGVKPSEEKYMPEILKLVEDTVLSNI, from the coding sequence ATGATTTCACAGGTCAGAGAAACTCTTGAAGAATTAGACTATGTTATTGATGAGCAAGACTTGAGTTTTGAGAGGATTGATGGTTCAACAGTTCTGCTTAAGGGAAGTATAGTTTTTGTTGATGGTTCTAGATTGGAGTTCACAGAGTTTGAGTCGCCTGATAACCATGATTACAGGTTCCAGTTCATGAACCAAGATAATGATTTGATCAGGAGATGGGATAACTCGCCGCATCACGATGTTGAAACATTTCCAGACCATGTTCATACAGGAGATGGTGTAAAGCCTTCTGAGGAGAAGTATATGCCAGAAATCCTGAAACTTGTGGAAGATACGGTACTGTCTAATATCTGA
- a CDS encoding 30S ribosomal protein S9: MATHTSGRRKTAKARATVKEDGEGTLRVNSRPLHTYRDMFESRVEEPLTIAGEEVFGDLEITVDTEGGGIQAQAEAARMAVARALVDHTGSDDLERDFREYDRNMMVEDPRRTETHKPSQSSKGARHKQQKSYR, from the coding sequence ATGGCAACACACACATCAGGAAGAAGAAAGACAGCAAAGGCAAGAGCCACCGTCAAAGAAGACGGAGAAGGCACACTCAGAGTCAACTCCAGACCACTTCACACTTACAGAGACATGTTTGAAAGCCGTGTAGAAGAACCTCTCACCATCGCCGGTGAAGAAGTATTCGGCGACCTAGAGATAACTGTAGATACTGAAGGAGGAGGAATCCAGGCTCAGGCAGAAGCCGCCAGAATGGCAGTAGCCAGGGCACTAGTCGATCACACAGGAAGCGACGACCTAGAGAGAGACTTCAGAGAATACGATCGTAACATGATGGTCGAGGATCCAAGAAGAACAGAAACCCACAAGCCAAGCCAGTCTTCGAAAGGAGCACGGCACAAACAGCAGAAATCCTACAGATAG
- a CDS encoding mechanosensitive ion channel family protein, which produces MPLTEKLMARRNTDMVTRHSFSNLTGITGVFLSFIVALQAAEFGNLVSVLGAITAAATVAVGFGMRDQISNLVAGFMLYLDSPFIKGDYIEVGEKSGVVKEIRLRHTTVKNGESEKTVLPNSMLTTTPLENYSRGKRATASIEFKVENSKSQKLEEMLIESMNLEEDILDKPEPKVNYKGLEEGKTVLEAVFSVSTATKVGEAKKKLNRAVNQKAAEEKLFEKEE; this is translated from the coding sequence ATGCCGCTGACAGAGAAATTAATGGCTCGTAGGAACACTGATATGGTGACAAGACACTCATTCTCCAATCTAACAGGTATCACAGGAGTTTTCCTATCTTTCATAGTAGCTCTTCAGGCTGCAGAGTTCGGAAACCTTGTTAGTGTTCTCGGAGCAATAACTGCAGCTGCAACAGTTGCAGTAGGTTTCGGGATGAGGGATCAGATATCAAACCTGGTTGCAGGATTTATGCTGTACCTTGACAGTCCTTTTATCAAAGGAGATTACATCGAAGTCGGTGAAAAATCTGGAGTAGTCAAAGAAATACGCCTGCGACACACAACGGTAAAGAATGGGGAAAGTGAGAAGACTGTGCTGCCTAACAGCATGCTGACCACAACTCCGTTAGAAAATTACTCCAGGGGAAAGAGAGCAACAGCCTCAATAGAGTTTAAGGTAGAAAACTCTAAATCACAGAAACTTGAGGAGATGTTAATTGAATCCATGAATTTGGAAGAAGATATACTTGACAAGCCGGAGCCAAAAGTAAATTATAAGGGTTTAGAAGAAGGTAAAACTGTTTTAGAAGCTGTTTTCTCAGTAAGTACTGCGACAAAAGTCGGTGAAGCCAAGAAAAAACTTAACCGAGCAGTAAATCAGAAGGCAGCTGAGGAAAAACTGTTCGAAAAAGAAGAATAG
- a CDS encoding 50S ribosomal protein L13, with amino-acid sequence MKVINAEGKVLGRLASEVAEIARDGEEVAVVNSSKAVISGDEKNVKEKYQQKYERGRRDTGPYYPKRADKILKRTIRNMLPFKESDGREQFKNVKTYLGIPERMEEEVEEAEAKEGDDLKHRNYVKLGEVSEFIGGAE; translated from the coding sequence ATGAAAGTAATCAATGCTGAAGGAAAAGTTCTCGGAAGACTTGCTTCCGAAGTCGCAGAGATCGCAAGAGATGGCGAAGAAGTTGCAGTTGTCAACTCTAGCAAAGCTGTTATCTCCGGCGACGAGAAAAATGTAAAGGAGAAGTACCAGCAGAAATATGAGAGAGGTAGAAGAGACACTGGTCCTTACTACCCGAAGAGAGCTGACAAAATCTTGAAGAGAACAATCAGGAACATGCTTCCATTCAAAGAAAGCGATGGAAGAGAGCAGTTCAAGAATGTGAAGACTTACTTGGGAATCCCTGAAAGAATGGAGGAAGAAGTTGAAGAGGCCGAAGCCAAGGAAGGCGACGACCTCAAACATAGGAATTATGTAAAGCTTGGTGAAGTATCAGAGTTTATCGGAGGTGCCGAATAA
- a CDS encoding type II toxin-antitoxin system RelE family toxin, producing MDIKWNSEAEKEFLQLPGHVQKKLKSYIEKLPEKGLDWSKVSFIKREDIGLDVYRIKVMRGRDRELNHRVIFDVEGQNYVIYKVGPRPGFYQEENLREVEKRI from the coding sequence ATGGATATTAAGTGGAATAGTGAAGCTGAGAAAGAATTCTTACAGCTTCCAGGTCATGTTCAGAAGAAGTTGAAGTCTTATATTGAAAAACTTCCGGAGAAAGGGCTTGACTGGAGTAAAGTGAGTTTCATCAAGAGAGAAGATATAGGTTTGGATGTCTACAGGATTAAGGTTATGCGTGGACGGGATAGAGAACTTAATCACAGAGTGATATTTGATGTCGAAGGACAGAACTATGTTATCTATAAGGTTGGGCCTAGACCGGGTTTTTATCAGGAAGAAAATCTAAGAGAAGTTGAAAAAAGGATTTGA
- a CDS encoding toxin-antitoxin system TumE family protein yields the protein MAEPQGEDRDSRTVLERYIELERSVEEEFPDLVESTSIERSPGDTPRNLRIFLSEGFIDVFVSEDIYSFHWQDGEDIVRFDNSPHHEDLDTFPDHLHVGDEVKETPLDSGNVSDKILDALNYIENNFL from the coding sequence ATGGCGGAACCTCAAGGAGAGGATAGAGACTCTAGAACAGTTCTAGAAAGGTATATTGAACTTGAGAGAAGTGTTGAGGAAGAGTTTCCTGACCTGGTTGAATCTACTTCTATTGAGAGAAGTCCTGGTGATACACCTAGAAACCTTAGAATATTCCTGTCGGAAGGTTTTATCGATGTTTTTGTCTCTGAGGATATTTACTCTTTCCACTGGCAGGATGGAGAAGATATAGTAAGGTTCGATAATTCTCCACATCATGAAGACTTGGATACTTTCCCAGATCATCTGCATGTAGGTGATGAAGTAAAGGAGACGCCTTTAGACTCAGGAAATGTCTCTGACAAGATTCTTGATGCCTTGAACTATATAGAAAACAACTTCCTGTGA
- a CDS encoding 50S ribosomal protein L18e: MDKKFDTSNPVLLETIEMLQEQDAPVWSSVAENLGKVNRRRAEVNLSDIERVAEDGETIVVPGKVLGSGYLNKEVNVAAFKASNSAKNQISEEGEFMFIQDLVEENPEGENVRVVK, encoded by the coding sequence ATGGATAAAAAATTCGATACTTCAAATCCAGTACTTTTGGAAACAATAGAAATGCTTCAGGAGCAGGATGCACCTGTCTGGAGCAGCGTAGCTGAAAACCTTGGAAAAGTTAACAGGAGAAGAGCAGAAGTCAATCTCTCAGATATTGAGAGAGTTGCTGAAGACGGTGAAACCATCGTTGTACCTGGAAAAGTTCTTGGAAGCGGTTACCTAAACAAAGAAGTCAATGTCGCTGCTTTCAAGGCTTCGAACAGCGCCAAGAATCAGATTAGTGAGGAAGGCGAGTTTATGTTCATCCAGGACCTAGTTGAAGAAAATCCTGAAGGAGAAAATGTCAGAGTGGTGAAATAA
- a CDS encoding DNA-directed RNA polymerase subunit N — translation MQFPVRCMSCGKVISDKWEEFEERAQEGDEDKGEVLDDLGVEKYCCRTIFLTHVDTIDEVAEHKLT, via the coding sequence ATGCAGTTTCCGGTAAGATGCATGTCATGCGGTAAAGTCATCAGCGACAAATGGGAAGAATTCGAAGAAAGAGCCCAAGAAGGTGACGAGGACAAAGGAGAAGTCCTAGATGATCTAGGAGTTGAGAAATACTGCTGCAGAACAATCTTCTTGACACATGTCGACACCATCGACGAAGTAGCAGAACACAAATTAACCTAA